One window of Leptospira yasudae genomic DNA carries:
- a CDS encoding DUF3995 domain-containing protein, which translates to MFLIAQITSWTSGLILLILSGFHFYWMFGGALGKNRVVPEIQGKPAFQPGRLATAAVGILLFLAALLPIGLRMQFPLGILQDVCRYGTVFLSFVFLLRAIGDFRLVGFFKKIKGTAFAQSDTAYYSPLCLFLSLLLYVSSVL; encoded by the coding sequence ATGTTTCTTATCGCCCAAATAACGTCCTGGACTTCCGGTTTGATCCTGTTGATTCTATCCGGATTTCACTTTTACTGGATGTTCGGAGGAGCGTTGGGAAAAAATCGTGTAGTCCCGGAAATACAGGGGAAACCGGCCTTCCAACCCGGAAGACTCGCCACCGCAGCGGTGGGAATCCTGTTGTTCCTGGCAGCCTTGTTACCGATCGGACTCAGAATGCAGTTTCCGCTCGGAATTTTACAAGACGTATGTCGATACGGAACCGTCTTTTTGTCCTTCGTCTTTTTGCTTCGAGCGATCGGAGATTTTCGATTGGTCGGCTTCTTTAAAAAAATCAAAGGCACGGCGTTCGCGCAAAGCGACACGGCTTATTATTCTCCCCTTTGTCTTTTTCTTTCCCTTTTATTATACGTTTCTTCCGTTCTCTGA